From a region of the Corallococcus coralloides DSM 2259 genome:
- a CDS encoding pentapeptide repeat-containing protein, producing the protein MPKAPTIEKLLQNGSAEWNKLRKSGQAPTGQTGATFTQLFSANADLSGLELVGSEWERCDLSKMNFRDTDLTNAYFHGGRLQDCDFRGANLEGCVFEKLKLLRCDFTGAKGLEDLEMDDVDMDRVTGLDGEEAPPPPPPPVQGITAFTREQREKMLGQTHAGGAMDGAASPHPDELPPFRPQDPPGSLFFRALKRVGAPPLWVLDVPGLRPLLPQRLPPGSSLETLYREAVKTRLENKKPAADPGAVERAQKALRMGGKEANVAAVYLREVGVLPLFRFAAAKQLKAELRTEVEVDDLTGSVDPRTTGALLELRLTHEVVEHLHEVRRRLAAAQLYTSLLEAGFNPENNWDEALESADASLELANAATGEDRQALLEGFQVFAALPEEARLRRLAYLAESVSNLELLSRLPEGMEPQWLSGPEVRECHEREMTYVQSLKAQDIPAKVPALGKAELGVPEGEVPEESDDDLFVHVRCDVCGKEKLIVQSPEA; encoded by the coding sequence ATGCCGAAAGCCCCAACTATCGAGAAGCTGCTCCAGAACGGTTCCGCCGAATGGAACAAGCTGCGCAAGTCCGGCCAGGCGCCCACCGGCCAGACGGGCGCCACGTTCACGCAGCTGTTCTCCGCCAACGCCGACCTCTCCGGACTGGAGCTGGTGGGTTCCGAGTGGGAGCGCTGTGACCTGTCGAAGATGAACTTCCGGGACACGGACCTCACCAACGCCTACTTCCACGGGGGCCGTCTCCAGGACTGCGACTTCCGCGGCGCCAACCTGGAAGGCTGTGTCTTCGAAAAGCTCAAGCTCCTGCGCTGTGACTTCACGGGCGCCAAGGGTCTGGAAGACCTGGAGATGGACGACGTGGACATGGACCGCGTGACGGGCCTGGACGGCGAGGAAGCCCCGCCGCCGCCGCCCCCGCCGGTGCAGGGCATCACGGCGTTCACCCGTGAGCAGCGCGAGAAGATGCTCGGCCAGACGCACGCGGGCGGCGCGATGGACGGCGCGGCGTCCCCGCACCCGGACGAGCTGCCCCCGTTCCGGCCGCAGGATCCGCCGGGCTCGCTCTTCTTCCGCGCCCTCAAGCGCGTGGGCGCGCCCCCGCTCTGGGTGCTGGACGTGCCGGGCCTGCGTCCGCTCCTGCCCCAGCGGCTGCCCCCGGGCAGCTCCCTGGAGACGCTCTACCGCGAGGCGGTGAAGACGCGGCTGGAGAACAAGAAGCCCGCGGCGGACCCCGGCGCGGTGGAGCGCGCGCAGAAGGCGCTGCGCATGGGCGGCAAGGAGGCCAACGTCGCGGCGGTGTACCTGCGCGAGGTGGGCGTGCTGCCCCTGTTCCGCTTCGCCGCGGCGAAGCAGCTCAAGGCGGAGCTGCGCACCGAGGTGGAGGTGGACGACCTCACGGGCTCCGTGGATCCCCGCACCACGGGGGCGCTGCTGGAGCTGCGCCTGACGCACGAGGTGGTGGAGCACCTGCACGAGGTGCGTCGCCGGCTGGCGGCCGCGCAGCTGTACACGTCGCTGCTGGAGGCGGGCTTCAACCCGGAGAACAACTGGGACGAGGCGCTGGAGTCGGCGGACGCGTCGCTGGAGCTGGCGAACGCGGCCACGGGCGAGGACCGGCAGGCGCTCCTGGAGGGCTTCCAGGTGTTCGCGGCCCTGCCGGAGGAGGCGCGGCTGCGCCGCCTGGCGTACCTGGCGGAGTCCGTGTCCAACCTGGAGCTGCTCAGCCGGCTGCCGGAGGGCATGGAGCCGCAGTGGCTGTCCGGCCCGGAGGTGCGCGAGTGCCACGAGCGCGAGATGACCTACGTGCAGTCGCTCAAGGCACAGGACATCCCGGCGAAGGTGCCGGCGCTGGGCAAGGCGGAGCTGGGCGTGCCCGAGGGCGAGGTGCCCGAGGAGAGCGACGACGACCTGTTCGTGCACGTGCGGTGCGACGTGTGCGGCAAGGAGAAGCTCATCGTCCAGTCGCCGGAGGCGTAG
- a CDS encoding DUF3943 domain-containing protein: protein MGRARRGRGHGGAGSPWPPRGALFACALLLGGPAFAQAERCEDVPPPPADAPERAGPPADAPLNEEAVREDASRGEVHPWLAVGEITAINLFVWTWDRVLANAEWARVGPDSWKENLRTGFVWDADGFLTNQFAHPYHGSLYFTAARDNGVPYLATLPFTLFGSAQWELFAENEPPSVNDLLNTSVGGMAMGEALYRLSSLVLDTEARGGERFVRELTAAAMSPVRGFNRVVRGDVTRQEPTPTEWRPRDLSIWGTVGYLKLGDGQPLPWGEDQFFIQLAMRYGDMYQGPLHRPFDAFDARVQFTTAESSLISHSKLQGLIAKSSLLSTEKDELRLGFLQQISHVDTQAYELGGQSLEFGLLHERHFNAHSKLRTALLLDGSLITGISSEHSGKANRDYDYGPGLGMNLQLAYMRGDWEVLTLEASTSHIMVLDGSKGSHQVFTGQLQADIPVFEHLGLGTELNWFHRHSRFDTYPDVLKEAYQLRIFLSVHY from the coding sequence ATGGGGCGAGCCAGGCGCGGACGGGGGCACGGCGGAGCGGGAAGTCCGTGGCCTCCGCGTGGCGCGCTGTTCGCCTGCGCACTGCTGCTGGGCGGGCCTGCCTTCGCCCAGGCGGAGCGGTGCGAGGACGTCCCTCCACCTCCCGCTGACGCTCCCGAGCGGGCCGGGCCGCCAGCGGATGCCCCGCTGAACGAGGAGGCTGTCCGCGAGGATGCGTCCCGGGGGGAGGTCCACCCGTGGCTGGCGGTGGGGGAGATCACCGCCATCAACCTGTTCGTCTGGACGTGGGACCGGGTCCTCGCGAACGCGGAGTGGGCGCGGGTGGGCCCGGACTCGTGGAAGGAGAACCTGCGCACGGGCTTCGTCTGGGACGCGGACGGCTTTCTCACCAACCAGTTCGCGCATCCGTACCACGGCAGCCTCTATTTCACGGCCGCGCGCGACAACGGCGTGCCCTACCTGGCCACCCTGCCCTTCACGCTGTTTGGCAGCGCGCAGTGGGAGCTGTTCGCGGAGAACGAGCCGCCCTCCGTCAATGACCTCCTCAACACGTCCGTGGGCGGCATGGCCATGGGCGAGGCGCTCTACCGGCTGTCCTCGCTGGTGCTGGATACGGAGGCCCGGGGCGGCGAGCGCTTCGTGCGCGAGCTCACCGCCGCCGCCATGAGCCCCGTGCGCGGCTTCAACCGCGTGGTGCGCGGCGACGTGACACGCCAGGAACCCACGCCCACGGAGTGGAGGCCCCGCGACCTGTCCATCTGGGGGACCGTGGGCTACCTCAAGCTGGGCGACGGCCAGCCCCTGCCCTGGGGCGAGGACCAGTTCTTCATCCAGCTCGCCATGCGGTACGGCGACATGTACCAGGGCCCCCTCCACCGCCCCTTCGACGCCTTCGACGCGCGCGTCCAGTTCACCACCGCCGAGAGCAGCCTCATCAGCCACTCGAAGCTCCAGGGGTTGATCGCCAAGTCATCCCTCTTGAGCACGGAGAAGGACGAGCTGCGCCTGGGCTTCCTGCAGCAGATCAGCCACGTGGACACGCAGGCGTACGAGCTGGGCGGTCAGTCCCTGGAGTTCGGCCTCCTGCACGAGCGACATTTCAACGCGCACTCGAAGCTGAGGACCGCGCTGCTCCTGGACGGAAGCCTGATCACCGGCATCTCCTCCGAGCACAGCGGCAAGGCGAACCGCGACTACGACTACGGCCCCGGCCTGGGCATGAACCTTCAGCTGGCGTACATGCGCGGCGACTGGGAGGTCCTCACGCTGGAGGCGAGCACCTCCCACATCATGGTGCTGGACGGCTCCAAGGGCTCACACCAGGTGTTCACCGGCCAGCTCCAGGCGGACATCCCGGTGTTCGAACACCTGGGGCTGGGCACGGAGCTGAACTGGTTCCACCGCCACAGCCGCTTCGACACCTACCCGGACGTCCTGAAGGAGGCGTACCAACTGCGCATCTTCCTCTCCGTGCACTACTAG
- the pyrF gene encoding orotidine-5'-phosphate decarboxylase — protein MTTPSFAQRFAKLADERSPFCLGLDPSRDVLARWNLPDTTQGLSDFCDRLADAAGETLAVVKPQSAFFERHGPEGLVVLQRVLQRFRAAGTLTLLDVKRGDIGSTMDAYAESLFGRGSAYDVDAATFTAYLGLGALAKTVERARAHGACAFVVVRSSNPEGVPVQNAVGGDGRTVAQAVADGLRELNEKAGPGVLPAGAVMGATLPPADRDVVERLGNALLLTPGIGSQGAGFSDLPKLFSGRERQVLPTAARSVLEAGPDVAALKKALEAHQAPSRAFREGA, from the coding sequence ATGACGACCCCGTCCTTCGCACAGCGCTTCGCGAAGCTCGCCGACGAGCGCTCCCCCTTCTGCCTGGGCCTGGACCCGTCCCGCGACGTGCTCGCCCGCTGGAACCTGCCGGACACGACGCAGGGCCTGTCCGACTTCTGCGACCGGCTGGCCGACGCGGCCGGCGAGACGCTCGCGGTGGTGAAGCCCCAGAGCGCCTTCTTCGAGCGCCACGGCCCCGAAGGGCTCGTCGTGCTCCAGCGCGTCCTCCAGCGCTTCCGCGCCGCGGGCACCCTCACGCTGCTGGACGTGAAGCGCGGCGACATCGGGTCCACCATGGACGCCTACGCGGAATCGCTGTTCGGCAGGGGCAGCGCGTACGACGTGGACGCCGCCACCTTCACCGCGTACCTGGGCCTGGGCGCGCTCGCGAAGACGGTGGAGCGCGCGCGGGCCCACGGGGCCTGCGCCTTCGTGGTGGTGCGCTCGTCCAACCCGGAAGGCGTGCCCGTGCAGAACGCGGTGGGCGGCGACGGCCGCACCGTGGCCCAGGCCGTGGCGGACGGCCTGCGCGAGCTGAACGAGAAGGCCGGCCCCGGCGTGCTGCCCGCGGGCGCGGTGATGGGCGCCACGCTGCCTCCAGCAGACCGCGACGTGGTGGAGCGGCTGGGAAACGCGCTGCTGCTCACGCCGGGCATCGGCTCGCAGGGCGCGGGCTTCTCTGACCTGCCCAAGCTCTTCTCTGGTCGCGAGCGGCAGGTGCTGCCCACCGCCGCGCGCTCCGTGCTGGAGGCCGGTCCGGACGTGGCCGCGCTGAAGAAGGCCCTGGAAGCACATCAGGCGCCCTCGCGTGCGTTCCGCGAAGGCGCCTGA
- a CDS encoding response regulator produces MPWWNCILVVDDDLDLLRAYKEALELDGHEVALARNGFEALRLLNQGLRPALILLDLMMPGMNAWSFRLRQLEDPALASIPVIVLYAQDAGARAMNALGVDGFLEKPVDLDVLLGAVAAYVRPAGSEAHPPQ; encoded by the coding sequence ATGCCCTGGTGGAACTGCATCCTGGTGGTGGACGACGACCTGGACCTGCTCCGGGCCTACAAGGAAGCGCTGGAACTGGACGGGCACGAGGTGGCGCTGGCGCGCAACGGCTTCGAGGCGCTGCGCCTGCTGAATCAAGGCCTGCGCCCGGCGCTCATCCTGTTGGATTTGATGATGCCGGGAATGAACGCCTGGTCGTTCCGCTTGAGGCAGCTGGAGGACCCGGCGCTCGCCTCCATCCCGGTCATCGTCCTGTACGCGCAGGACGCGGGCGCTCGGGCGATGAACGCCCTGGGCGTGGACGGCTTCCTGGAGAAGCCGGTGGACCTGGACGTGCTGCTGGGCGCGGTGGCGGCCTACGTCAGGCCGGCCGGCTCCGAGGCCCATCCTCCCCAGTGA
- a CDS encoding SDR family NAD(P)-dependent oxidoreductase, which translates to MAEMTYRTALVTGASSGLGRGLALWLAKHGVRVFATGRRLSHLQALAAEAQAAGAAVEPVVMDVSAVEPSQERIRAIDAECGGLDLVVANAGIGGPTHGKRMDWERTRSIIDTNVTGAAATLCAVLPQMVERRRGHVVGVSSLAGMRGLAGHAAYSASKAFVATFLESLRVDLKGTGVQVTCVYPGFVKSELTAKNTFPMPFLMETEDAVERMGRAIFAGAAEVSFPWQLAAPMRVLKVMPNPLFDATARRLK; encoded by the coding sequence ATGGCGGAGATGACCTACCGGACGGCGCTGGTGACTGGCGCCTCGAGCGGCCTGGGACGTGGACTGGCCCTGTGGCTGGCGAAGCACGGCGTGCGCGTCTTCGCGACGGGCCGGCGGCTGAGCCACCTGCAGGCCCTCGCCGCGGAGGCGCAGGCCGCGGGCGCCGCGGTGGAGCCCGTCGTCATGGACGTCAGCGCCGTGGAGCCCTCCCAGGAGCGCATCCGCGCCATCGACGCGGAGTGCGGCGGGCTGGACCTGGTGGTGGCCAACGCCGGCATTGGCGGCCCCACGCACGGCAAGCGCATGGACTGGGAGCGCACCCGCTCCATCATCGACACCAACGTCACCGGCGCCGCCGCCACGCTGTGCGCGGTGCTGCCGCAGATGGTGGAGCGCCGCCGGGGCCACGTCGTCGGCGTGTCCAGCCTCGCGGGGATGCGGGGGCTCGCGGGCCACGCCGCCTACTCCGCGTCCAAGGCCTTCGTCGCCACCTTCCTGGAGAGCCTGCGCGTGGACCTGAAGGGCACCGGCGTCCAGGTGACGTGCGTCTACCCGGGCTTCGTGAAGAGCGAGCTCACCGCGAAGAACACCTTCCCCATGCCCTTCCTCATGGAGACCGAGGACGCGGTGGAGCGCATGGGCCGCGCCATCTTCGCGGGCGCCGCGGAGGTGAGCTTCCCCTGGCAGCTGGCCGCGCCCATGCGCGTCCTGAAGGTCATGCCCAATCCGCTGTTCGACGCCACCGCGCGCCGGTTGAAGTGA
- a CDS encoding RluA family pseudouridine synthase, which yields MIEYRIEADTVGMRLDKHLRKRMPNVPVSHLFKMIRTKKVRVNGKRAQPEQLLVEGDVLTIRGTEEQLTLAERPKSDRPPPPPPPVDPSRLVILMEDDWLMAVDKPSGMAVHTGSGITGGTLVDYVRAYLGPKATRNDFTASPAHRLDRETSGVILVAKRRPAMVHFTEIFTHGHPKKRYLTLVKGKMPKDSGVIDLPLAEHQQTAESKARRGVNMQEAVTRWKVVRQSSEAALLSCTIETGRTHQIRRHLVAVGHPVAGDKKYGDFAFNRDVRARWGLKRLFLHAERIEFPHPEDDRKVVVETPMPSELKDVLKRAALL from the coding sequence ATGATCGAGTACCGAATCGAAGCCGACACCGTCGGGATGCGGCTGGACAAGCACCTGCGCAAGCGGATGCCCAACGTCCCCGTCAGCCACCTCTTCAAGATGATCCGCACCAAGAAGGTGCGAGTGAACGGCAAGCGCGCGCAGCCAGAGCAGTTGCTTGTCGAAGGAGACGTGCTCACCATCCGCGGCACCGAAGAGCAGCTCACCCTCGCGGAGCGTCCGAAATCGGACCGTCCGCCCCCCCCGCCGCCACCGGTGGACCCCTCCCGGCTGGTCATCCTGATGGAAGACGACTGGCTCATGGCCGTGGACAAGCCCAGCGGAATGGCCGTCCATACCGGCAGCGGCATCACCGGGGGCACCCTGGTGGACTACGTCCGGGCCTACCTGGGCCCCAAGGCGACCCGCAACGACTTCACCGCCTCACCCGCCCACCGCCTGGACCGGGAGACCTCCGGCGTCATCCTGGTGGCCAAGCGCCGCCCGGCGATGGTGCATTTCACGGAAATCTTCACCCACGGCCACCCGAAGAAGCGCTACCTGACCCTGGTGAAGGGAAAGATGCCCAAGGATTCCGGGGTCATCGACCTGCCGCTCGCCGAGCACCAGCAGACGGCCGAATCCAAGGCCCGTCGGGGAGTGAACATGCAGGAGGCCGTCACCCGCTGGAAGGTCGTGCGCCAGTCGAGCGAGGCAGCCCTCCTCTCCTGCACCATCGAGACCGGGCGCACGCATCAGATAAGAAGGCACCTGGTCGCCGTGGGCCACCCGGTGGCGGGTGACAAGAAGTACGGAGACTTCGCCTTCAACCGCGACGTGCGGGCGCGCTGGGGGCTCAAACGTCTGTTCCTGCACGCCGAGCGCATCGAATTTCCGCACCCCGAGGATGACAGGAAGGTCGTCGTGGAGACCCCCATGCCATCCGAATTGAAGGACGTGCTGAAGCGGGCGGCGCTCCTCTAA
- a CDS encoding penicillin-binding protein 1A, whose product MADPKIDRSRSKLVLDGVPPKRNILVRLMKLVAVLGLMGATAGVLAVVGAYYVFSDGLPAIPKVDEYWPPIVTEVYTDDAVLAGEFYNERRKVVPYERIPKRLVQAFIASEDSSFFDHFGVDVLGTTRAVSKTVMTKLGLRAGGVQGGSTLTQQTAKAVLISAEGYKEATAKTPKRKIREAILAFRLEQALTKEEILYLYLNNVFLGHHSYGVQSAAENYYRKDVRDLTLGEMTLIAGLPQAPSRYSPFLRPEAAKKRRSYVLGRMLTEGMISKAEHDQANAEPVKVYPVEDVFHEFAPYFVEQVRKDIVDRYGNPVLLKEGLKVFTTMDSERQRAAQDSVLDGLMSVDKRQGWRGPVMQLATEAERSAFIAKAKKAMGKEELVENRLYVGVVTRIDDDGKGSDVQVGPHQGRLPLLGMRWARKVNPESYYPASMITSVKKAVAVGDVVVLRHVVKKELTDDKEQWDKKLAEDIPEEGVKLFRLEQTPEAQSALVSIDPHRQYLTAMVGGYDFDDNEFNRAFQACRQPGSSFKPFVYSAALEQLNWTEATVIVDSPIVEHDPDNKVSWKPANYSEEFVGDVLLRTALVNSMNIPAVKTFGAVGVHNMADWSKKLGLTTPMNMDFSAALGSSCVYPFDLASAYATFNRYGRKKPTYFIRKVEDRFGRTLEDHTAFDDAWAPLQDRVAAGYARLFEPGEQVMSAETGFILTHLLRGVVLQGTGGPAQKLGKPAAGKTGTTNDSFDAWFAAYTKDLVTVAWVGYDLNPHPLGRYETGGRAALPIWLNYMKRALEGRPQSEFYPWQSMQLARLYIDKKTGKVSSPGAKGAELMFFKKGTEPKEAVPDKNQVGVDQFMMGAQ is encoded by the coding sequence ATGGCCGACCCGAAGATTGACCGCAGCCGCTCCAAGCTGGTGCTCGACGGCGTTCCGCCCAAGCGCAACATCCTCGTGCGCTTGATGAAGCTCGTCGCCGTGCTGGGCCTCATGGGCGCCACCGCGGGCGTGCTCGCCGTCGTGGGTGCCTACTACGTCTTCTCCGACGGGCTGCCCGCCATCCCGAAGGTGGACGAGTACTGGCCGCCCATCGTCACGGAGGTCTACACCGACGACGCGGTGCTCGCGGGCGAGTTCTACAACGAGCGGCGCAAGGTGGTGCCCTACGAGCGCATCCCCAAGCGGCTCGTCCAGGCGTTCATCGCCAGCGAGGACTCCAGCTTCTTCGACCACTTCGGCGTGGACGTGCTGGGCACCACGCGCGCAGTCTCCAAGACGGTGATGACGAAGCTGGGCCTGCGCGCTGGCGGCGTGCAGGGCGGCTCCACGCTCACGCAGCAGACCGCGAAGGCGGTCCTCATCTCCGCGGAGGGCTACAAGGAAGCCACCGCGAAGACGCCCAAGCGCAAGATCCGCGAGGCCATCCTCGCCTTCCGGCTGGAGCAGGCGCTGACGAAGGAAGAGATCCTGTATCTCTACCTGAACAACGTCTTCCTCGGGCACCACAGCTACGGCGTGCAGAGCGCGGCGGAGAACTACTACCGCAAGGACGTGCGCGACCTGACGCTGGGGGAGATGACGCTCATCGCGGGCCTGCCCCAGGCGCCCAGCCGCTACTCGCCCTTCCTGCGTCCGGAGGCCGCGAAGAAGCGCCGCTCGTACGTGCTGGGCCGCATGCTGACGGAGGGCATGATTTCGAAGGCCGAGCATGACCAGGCCAACGCGGAGCCGGTGAAGGTGTACCCGGTGGAGGACGTCTTCCACGAGTTCGCCCCGTACTTCGTGGAGCAGGTGCGCAAGGACATCGTGGACCGCTACGGCAACCCGGTGCTGCTGAAGGAAGGCCTCAAGGTCTTCACCACCATGGACAGCGAGCGGCAGCGCGCGGCGCAGGACTCCGTGCTGGACGGCCTGATGTCCGTGGACAAGCGCCAGGGCTGGCGCGGCCCGGTGATGCAGCTGGCCACCGAGGCCGAGCGCAGCGCCTTCATCGCCAAGGCGAAGAAGGCCATGGGCAAGGAGGAACTCGTCGAGAACCGCCTCTACGTGGGCGTCGTCACCCGCATCGACGACGACGGCAAGGGCTCCGACGTGCAGGTGGGGCCGCACCAGGGCCGGCTGCCGCTGTTGGGCATGCGTTGGGCGCGCAAGGTGAACCCGGAGAGCTACTACCCGGCGAGCATGATCACCTCCGTCAAGAAGGCCGTGGCGGTGGGGGACGTCGTCGTCCTTCGTCACGTGGTGAAGAAGGAGCTCACGGACGACAAGGAGCAGTGGGACAAGAAGCTGGCGGAGGACATCCCCGAGGAGGGCGTGAAGCTCTTCCGGCTGGAGCAGACGCCGGAGGCGCAGAGCGCGCTGGTCTCCATCGATCCGCATCGCCAGTACCTCACCGCGATGGTGGGCGGCTACGACTTCGACGACAACGAGTTCAACCGCGCGTTCCAGGCGTGCCGTCAGCCCGGTTCGTCCTTCAAGCCGTTCGTGTACTCGGCGGCGCTGGAGCAGCTGAACTGGACGGAGGCCACCGTCATCGTGGACTCGCCCATCGTGGAGCACGACCCGGACAACAAGGTGTCGTGGAAGCCGGCCAACTACAGCGAGGAGTTCGTGGGTGACGTGCTGCTGCGCACGGCGCTGGTGAACTCCATGAACATCCCCGCGGTGAAGACGTTCGGCGCGGTGGGCGTGCACAACATGGCGGATTGGTCCAAGAAGCTGGGCCTGACGACGCCCATGAACATGGACTTCTCCGCGGCGCTGGGGTCGTCCTGCGTGTACCCGTTCGACCTGGCTTCCGCGTACGCGACCTTCAACCGCTACGGCCGCAAGAAGCCCACGTACTTCATCCGCAAGGTGGAGGACCGCTTCGGCCGCACGCTGGAGGACCACACGGCATTCGACGACGCGTGGGCCCCGCTGCAGGACCGCGTGGCCGCGGGCTACGCGCGCCTCTTCGAGCCGGGCGAGCAGGTGATGAGCGCGGAGACGGGCTTCATCCTCACGCACCTGTTGCGCGGCGTGGTGCTCCAGGGCACCGGCGGTCCCGCGCAGAAGCTGGGCAAGCCGGCGGCGGGCAAGACGGGCACGACGAACGACTCCTTCGACGCGTGGTTCGCGGCCTACACCAAGGACCTGGTGACGGTGGCGTGGGTGGGCTACGACCTGAACCCGCACCCGCTGGGCCGCTACGAGACGGGTGGCCGCGCGGCGCTGCCCATCTGGCTCAACTACATGAAGCGCGCGCTGGAGGGCCGGCCGCAGTCGGAGTTCTACCCCTGGCAGTCCATGCAGCTGGCGCGGCTCTACATCGACAAGAAGACGGGCAAGGTGTCCAGCCCCGGAGCCAAGGGCGCGGAGCTGATGTTCTTCAAGAAGGGCACGGAGCCGAAGGAAGCCGTGCCCGACAAGAACCAGGTCGGCGTGGACCAGTTCATGATGGGCGCGCAGTAG
- a CDS encoding arylsulfatase, with protein sequence MATKPAKKKQPNILVIFGDDIGYWNLSAYNLGVMGYRTPNIDRIAKEGALFTDYYAQQSCTAGRAAFITGQCPFRTGLTKVGMPGAKVGLQPEDPTIADLVKPLGYRTGQFGKNHLGDRDEFLPTVHGFDEFFGNLYHLNAEEEPENVDYPKDPAFRQHFGPRGVLKSKADGKGGQTVQDTGPLTKKRMETVDEEFLAATLDFIDRTQQEQKPFFIWFNTTRMHIHTHLKKESQGKTGIGLFPDGMVEHDGHVGRLLDKLDQLGIADDTIVIYTTDNGAMSSMWPDGGVTPFRGEKDTNWEGAFRAPCVVRWPGVVKPGTQFNELFSSEDWLPTLVAAAGEPDIVQKLLDGHDAGDKHFKVHLDGYDQTALLSGQSQESKREEFYYFGDDGELVAMRYKRFKLVFEEQNARGIEVWSQPFTTRRVPLIFDLRADPLERSEDSVGYFSWMVDRAFVFVPAQAMVGRFLATFREFPSRQHPSSFSIDQVMATMENGATPVH encoded by the coding sequence ATGGCGACGAAGCCCGCGAAGAAGAAGCAGCCCAACATCCTGGTCATCTTCGGAGACGACATCGGCTACTGGAACCTCAGCGCCTACAACCTGGGCGTCATGGGCTACCGCACGCCGAACATCGACCGCATCGCGAAGGAGGGCGCGCTCTTCACCGACTACTACGCCCAGCAGAGCTGCACCGCCGGCCGCGCGGCCTTCATCACCGGCCAGTGCCCCTTCCGCACGGGCCTCACCAAGGTCGGCATGCCGGGCGCGAAGGTCGGCCTCCAGCCGGAGGACCCCACCATCGCGGACCTGGTGAAGCCGCTGGGCTACCGCACCGGCCAGTTCGGCAAGAACCACCTGGGCGACCGCGACGAGTTCCTGCCCACCGTGCACGGCTTCGACGAGTTCTTCGGCAACCTCTACCACCTCAACGCGGAGGAGGAGCCGGAGAACGTGGACTACCCCAAGGACCCCGCGTTCCGGCAGCACTTCGGCCCGCGCGGCGTGCTCAAGAGCAAGGCGGACGGCAAGGGCGGCCAGACCGTGCAGGACACCGGGCCGCTGACGAAGAAGCGCATGGAGACCGTGGACGAGGAGTTCCTGGCCGCGACCCTGGACTTCATCGACCGCACGCAGCAGGAGCAGAAGCCCTTCTTCATCTGGTTCAACACCACCCGCATGCACATCCACACGCACCTGAAGAAGGAGTCCCAGGGCAAGACGGGCATCGGGCTCTTCCCGGACGGCATGGTGGAGCACGACGGCCACGTGGGGCGGCTACTGGACAAGCTGGACCAGCTGGGCATCGCGGACGACACCATCGTCATCTACACCACCGACAACGGCGCGATGTCGAGCATGTGGCCGGACGGCGGCGTGACGCCGTTCCGCGGCGAGAAGGACACCAACTGGGAGGGCGCGTTCCGGGCCCCGTGCGTCGTGCGCTGGCCCGGCGTCGTGAAGCCCGGCACGCAGTTCAACGAGCTGTTCTCCTCCGAGGACTGGCTGCCCACGCTGGTCGCCGCCGCGGGCGAGCCAGACATCGTGCAGAAGCTGCTCGACGGCCATGACGCGGGCGACAAGCACTTCAAGGTCCATCTGGATGGCTATGACCAGACGGCGCTGCTGTCCGGCCAGTCCCAGGAGTCCAAGCGAGAGGAATTCTACTACTTCGGCGACGACGGCGAGCTGGTCGCCATGCGCTACAAGCGCTTCAAGCTCGTCTTCGAGGAGCAGAACGCCAGGGGCATCGAGGTGTGGTCGCAGCCCTTCACCACCCGCCGCGTCCCGCTCATCTTCGACCTGCGCGCGGATCCGCTGGAGCGCTCCGAGGACTCCGTCGGCTACTTCTCCTGGATGGTCGACCGCGCCTTCGTCTTCGTCCCCGCGCAGGCCATGGTGGGCCGGTTCCTGGCCACCTTCCGGGAGTTCCCGTCGCGCCAGCACCCGTCCAGCTTCTCCATCGACCAGGTGATGGCGACGATGGAGAACGGCGCCACCCCCGTCCACTGA